From Xenopus tropicalis strain Nigerian chromosome 3, UCB_Xtro_10.0, whole genome shotgun sequence, the proteins below share one genomic window:
- the polr2m gene encoding protein GRINL1A, producing the protein MEGSGSSELKGKSVEQLLEILDRQEKLLNNRKFLARLPDRGKKILEFTEKVRLAIAESQESKRKRDLLSAFKGDFQATQTKENETNEKVELDLPLATWAPNTNLAKEKPSSPKNINGVAGSPNPTDEPSRTHSSKTEITADHKDDRSSSADTLANDFMNIHIKDSVEETNRGAPRTSYVQGINPLILNGAKTKPHYIEVIENRSHSPVKKKEKYRPNKFPSDSNSSSPSQSPGGRGLTISAEERKAQDKKHLDDITAARLPPLHHTPAQLLPLEESVALQFAQKKTYEEQQAKLAAEKLLDKLNIKMVKFNPEGDSYLKYRDLKDDEEDM; encoded by the exons ATGGAGGGGTCGGGAAGCAGTGAACTGAAGGGAAAGAGTGTGGAGCAACTGCTGGAGATCCTAGACAGACAAGAGAAGCTCCTGAATAATAG AAAGTTTCTTGCTCGACTGCCtgacagaggaaaaaaaattctgGAGTTCACTGAAAAAGTGCGACTTGCTATTGCAGAGAGTCAGGagtcaaaaagaaaaagagaTCTGTTATCTGCATTCAAAGGGGACTTTCAGGCAACTCAAACCAAGGAAAATGAGACCAATGAAAAAGTGGAGTTGGATTTACCATTAGCAACTTGGGCACCTAACACCAATTTAGCTAAAGAAAAGCCCAGCTCTCCCAAAAATATAAATGGTGTTGCAGGTTCACCAAATCCCACTGATGAACCTTCTAGAACTCACTCTAGTAAGACTGAAATAACTGCTGACCACAAAGATGATCGTAGCTCCAGTGCTGACACGTTGGCAAATGATTTCATGAATATTCATATTAAGGATAGTGTGGAAGAAACAAACCGGGGTGCACCAAGAACATCCTATGTACAGGGAATAAATCCATTAATATTAAATGGAGCAAAGACAAAACCTCATTATATTGAAGTAATAGAAAACCGATCCCACAGTCctgttaaaaaaaaggaaaaatacagaCCCAACAA GTTTCCATCAGATTCAAATAGCTCCTCGCCTAGCCAGTCACCAGGAGGAAGGGGACTTACAATTTCTGCTGAAGAGAGAAAAGCACAGGATAAGAAACACTTGGATGATATTACAGCTGCAAGGCTTCCTCCTCTTCACCATACCCCTGCCCAGTTACTGCCATTAGAGGAGTCTGTAGCTCTAcagtttgcacaaaaaaagacTTATGAG GAACAGCAAGCCAAGCTAGCAGCAGAAAAGCTTTTGGACAAGCTGAACATAAAAATGGTAAAGTTTAACCCCGAAGGGGATTCTTACCTGAAGTACAGAGATCTTAAAGATGATGAAGAAGATATGTGA